The Pseudomonadota bacterium region TACACAAGTAGGGCCCATCAAACTCCCCCGCTCGGCCTGCCCGGCCTGTGCAATAATCGCCAGCCCCAGCACTGGTTTGGATCGCATTGCCGTGAGCGATGGAAAGACATACAGCGATATTTTCTCCCCACAACTACCGGCATTGCCTGCCTCGGTAGTTCGCTGGGGCCGTCTTTATGGGGCGGCGCCGGCGCTGGCAATCAGTGCCGCTGCCGATAAGCACGGCAAACCGGTCATCGTGGTTTGCAATAGCGCGGCCGAAGCGGCGAAGCTCTGTGACGAGCTCCGGTTTTTTGCCCCGCCGGACTTGCCGGTCAGTCAGTTCCCCGACTGGGAAACCCTGCCATACGATGTATTTTCGCCGCACCAGGACATTGTTTCGGAACGCCTCGCGACGCTTCTGCAAATCCCCAGCCTGGAGCGCGCTGTAATCGTCGTGCCCATCGCCACGCTGATGCAGCGCCTGGCGACACCCGCGTGGGTACGCGGGCGATCCTTGCTGCTCGAAAAGGGGCAGCAACTGGAGCTCGGCAGCTTGCAACAAGAGCTGGTTGCGGCCGGTTACCGGCGCGTGCCGCAGGTATTCGAACACGGCGAGTTTGCGATACGCGGTTCACTGGTCGACCTGTTTCCGATGGGCGGCCATTCTCCATTGCGGATAGACCTGCTCGATGACGAAATCGACACCTTGCGCTACTTCAATGCAGAGACGCAACGATCCGCGGAAAGCGTGAACCGGGTGCGGTTGTTGCCGGCGCGCGAATTTCCGCTGGACGAAAACGGCATACGGTTTTTTCGGCGACGTTTTCGGCAGCGGTTCGAAGGCGACCCCAGCGCCAGCCAGCTATATCAGGAAGTTTCGAAGGGCAATGCGCCGGGCGGCACCGAGTACTATTTGCCATTGTTTCACGAACAAATGAGTTCCCTGCTGAATTATCTGCCTGCCGGGTCCCTGGCCATCCTGCCAGCGGATCTCGACGCTGCGCTGGGCGCGGCGTGGAGCGAAATCGTCGACAGATACGAACAGCGGCGTCACGATACCGCGCGCCCCATCCTCAGACCCGATGAAATCTGCTGCCCGCCGGAAGAACTCCAGGAACTTTTCCAGGCGATGCCACGTATCGTCTGGCAACCATTCGAATGGCCGGGTGCAGACCCGGGCAATTGGCATTTTGCGAGCAACAAACCACCGGCGCTGAACCTCGACCCCAGGGCCGTGGAGCCGGCCGCGGCATTGCAGCGCTACCTCGCATCCTTCTCTGGGCGCATCCTGTTCGCGGCCGAATCGGCGGGCAGGCGGGAAACCTTGATCGAGATACTCGCCGGCCACGGCATCAGCCTGCCGGCTTGCGAGAACTGGCAGGCATTCATCGCCTCCAGCCAGAAACTGGCGGTCACGGTGGCGCCGGTCCAGCAGGGCCTGCAACTTCAACAGCCGGCACTGGCTTTGATTGCCGAAGACCAGCTTTTCGGTGAACGGGTGCGGCAAAGCCGCCGCCGGCGACGGGCCGCGCGCGATCCCGAACAGATCATTCGCGAGTTGACCGATCTGCAGACAGGGTCCCCGGTGGTGCACGAAGATTACGGTGTCGGGCGCTATCTCGGGCTGGTGACAAAAACCATCGACCAGACACCCTTGGAAATGCTGGTCCTCGAATACGCCGGCGGCGACAAACTCTACGTCCCCGTCCATGCCTTGCGACTGATCAGCCGTTATACCGGCGGGTCACCGGATTCCGCCCCTTTGCACCGGCTCGGCGGCAACCAATGGCAAAGAATCCGCCAGAAGGCGCGTGAGCGCATCCACGATGTCGCTGCCGAGCTGCTCGAACTTTATGCGACCCGCGAATCCCGAACCGGCCATCGATGCGAATACGATGAGCGCGACTATCGCGCATTTTCCGCCGAATTCCCATTCGAGGAAACCGCCGACCAGGAGCAGGCGATCGTCGAGGTCCTGCGCGACCTGCGCGATGGCAAACCGATGGACAGGGTGGTCTGCGGCGATGTCGGTTTTGGCAAGACCGAGGTCGCGTTGCGCGCCACTTTTGCCGCGATCAGCGGCGGCCGCCAGGTCGCCTTGCTGGTCCCGACGACCTTGCTTGCACAACAGCACTACCAGACTTTTTGCGATCGTTTTGCCGACTGGCCGGTCAAGGTTGAAATGCTGTCACGATTCAGGAAAGGCAAGCAGGCCAGGGAAATCATCGCCGAACTGAAAAGCGGCATCGTCGATATCGTGATCGGCACGCATCGCCTGCTCCAGCCAGAAGTCGCTTTTGCCAATCTGGGCCTGGTCATTATCGATGAGGAACAACGTTTCGGCGTGCGCCACAAGGAACGGCTCAAGTCCCTGCGCGCTGAAGTCGATGTGCTGACCCTGACTGCCACGCCAATCCCGCGCACGCTGAACATGGCCATCGGCGGGTTGCGGGAAATGTCGCTGATCGCAACACCGCCCGCCGAGCGGCACGCGATCAAGACTTTTGTCAGTCAATGGGATGACGCGCTGATCAAGGAAGCCTGTATGCGAGAAGTACGCCGCGGCGGGCAGATCTTTTTTGTCCACAATGAAATCCGGACGATTGAAAATATGGCGGCAAGGCTCGCCCGGCTGCTCCCCGATCTCAGCATTCGGATCGGCCACGGCCAGATGCGTGAAATAGAACTGGAACAGGTCATGCTCGATTTCTACCACCAGCGTTTCAGCCTGTTGCTGTGCACGACCATCATCGAAAGCGGTCTCGACTTGCCCGCCGCCAACACCATCGTCATCAATCGCGCGGATAAGCTTGGCCTGGCCCAGTTACACCAGTTGCGGGGCCGCGTGGGCCGTTCCCATCATCGTGCCTACGCCTACCTGATCGCCCCGCCCCTCTCGACGATTAGCGGTGATGCCGCGCGGCGGCTGGAAGCCATCGAATCGCTGGAAGAGCTGGGCGCCGGCTTCACGCTGGCCACCCACGATCTGGAAATCCGGGGCGCCGGGGAACTGCTCGGAGAGGAACAAAGCGGACAAATTCACGAACTGGGCTTTTCGCTATACATGGACATGCTGAAAAAAGCGGTCCATGCGATGCGCTCCGGGCAAGCGCTTTCAGCGGACGAGAATGCCAATCCGGGCATCGAAGCGGAACTGCGCGTGGCCGCGCTGATCCCCGAAGATTACCTGCCCGATGTCCACTTGCGGCTGATCCTTTACAAGCGCATCGCCAACGCGGACAGCGAGGAGGCTCTGCGGGAACTTCAGGTCGAAATGATCGATCGCTTCGGCCTGCTGCCAGCACCAAGCAAAGCGCTGTTCCGGCTGGCAAGAGTCAAATTGCGCGCCCAGGCATTGGGGATTCGCAGACTCGAAGCGACCGCGAAAAGCGGCAGTCTCTGGTTTTCCGGCAAAACGCCGGTTGAGCCGCTGACGCTGATCCAGCTAATCCGCAAGGAACCATCCCGTTATCGTCTTGACGGCCAGGACCGTCTGCGCTTCACGGTCGACATGCCCGACGAGGAAAGCCGTTTTGCGGAGCTTGAAGCCATTTTGTCTTTGTTGGCAGCCTGATTGCTGCGCACGCGATCGTGGCTGCACGCGCTTCGGCTATCGATTCAAGGCTGATTTGGCCATAATAACCAGCATGCAGCATGCAAAGTCCTATCGGTCGCGCACACCAACACTGATCACACTGGCTTTATGTTTGACGATCCCCGTCCTGGCGTTCGGCCAGGCTCAAAAAAACGATCCGCAGGCATCGGAACCCATCGAATATCCACCTCGGTACCAGGTTGAGCTTGTTGTTTTCAGACAGCTTGATCCGGCGCCAGGGAACGAGCAATTCGCCCCGCCATACGATCGGTTTGCCACCGCTTCGCTGGCTGAACTCGACGCCTTGTTGTCAGGGATCGGCGATCCTGATGGCTTCGCCTGGACAGATCCCGCTGCCATTACGGACCCGCTGTCGGTTCCGCCCGGCAACGATGAAGACGACGCACGGTTCACCGGCGGAGATCTGGCAATCGGAAAATCCGGCAGGCTTGCGGCGGGCCTCGATGAAGCCGAAGAACCGAAACCTGGAAGAGAACTGCAGATCATCGAAAATAAAGAACAATGGCAACTTGCAGATGTCGTCGAGCGCATCAACAATTCGAGGGATTTCCAGCTATTGGCTTATCAAGTCTGGCAGCAAGATGGCGTCCTGTTCGATGAAGCAGAGCCTTTCGTATTGCCAACCCTAAACAATGACGAGGGCTTGCTCGAGGGCACTGCGACTTTGAGCCTGAGCCGTTTTTTGCATTTGTTGGTGGAAATCGACTGGTTGCCGCGGGAAATGAATGAGGGTTTCGCACTGTACCCGGGACTTGCCGGCCTGATTGCAAGACCGACCCCGTATTCGATCAGGGAAAGCCGCCTGATGCAGCGCGGCGTTATCCATTATTTCGATCACCCGCTGTTTGGCGTCGTCGCGCTGATCACCCGGGTCGAAGAAGCCGAGCCGGAACTGGATGAAGACGGTAACCCGGTCGATGCCGCGGCGGTCGCTAGTTCTTGAACAGGCGGGTCAATATGCGTCTGCCTCCGCGGGAGATCGCCTCGTCGAGCGCGTCTCTGGCCTCTTCTAACGCCTGTCCGGGGACAGTCCCCGGGGCTGGCGATGCGTTAACCACCCCGACACTGATACTGACATAATGGTGAACCGCCGAATGCGGGTGGTGTATGCACAAGCGACTGACCTGGTCGACAAAACGCTGGCCAAGCTGCGCACACTGACTCTCGTCCATGTTCCTGGCCATGGCGACCAGAATTTCATTCTCGAAGCGGCCGGCCAGATCGCTTGAACGCCTGGCGACCGCTTTCACGGCACTGCCAATCTGCCGCAAGCAGGCATCGGCCGCCTGGCGGCCAAAGGTCTTGCTGTACTCGCCAAACTCGTCAATCTGGATCAGAAACAGCGCAACCGTCCCTTTGTCCCGAATAGCGCTGCCCCACTCACGGTTCAGGATGCGCTCAAAATAGCGACGCTGATACAAGCCGGTCAAACGGTCGTTACGGATCGCCGATTCAAAATCGGCCGACGCGAGGTTCTCGCTGGCAAGCTCCGGATCGTGGATCTCGCGTATATAGACCACGATATGGGAAACCTTGTTACTGCGGGTCTCTATGCAACTGATATGCATCGCGCCATGAATCGCGCGGCCATCCGGCCTGACCCCGCTGATCAGTTTATCGGTCGACGAATCGCTGCCCAGGCAACGCTCACAATCGGCAACGATATCCGTATCCGCGAAAATACCGGCGAATTCATCCAGGCCGTTGTGCTGAAAACCGGATTTTGGCACGCCGGTCAGCCTGGCTAGTTCGTCATTGACAAATACGACCGGCCGCTCGTCTGAGCTCACATCGATAACCATTACGCCTTGGCCGCTGGCGTCGATCACTGCCTCCAGCGCGGTAACGGTGAGTTGCTTCACCCGGCTGCTCCAGACTTCAGGTTCAAAATCAGCCCGCCAGAAACTGCTGCAAAAGTTGCATAAATATTGCCATTCCCTCGGCTTTTGTCACTTCGATTTCCATATGGATACTCCCGCTGCCGATGCCCGCCGCCTGGTTTACGACAATCCCGCAACAAGCATAAGCGACCCCGATTTCCCTGGCCAGCGCCGCCTCGGGCATGCCGGTCATCCCGACGATATCGCAACCATCCCGTTTGAGCCTTTTGATCTCCGCAGCCGTTTCCAGCCGGGGACCTTGCACCACGCCATGGATGCCATCGGGAATTATCCCTATGCCTGCAGTCGATGCCGCGGCGCATAATCGCTGTCTCAGTTCCTCATCATAAGGCGGCGAAAACTCTATATGCTGCAGATCCTGCCCGGCGCCATCGAAAAAGGTCTGATCCCGCCCGTGCGTGTAGTCGATCAGGTCGTCCGGGATAATCAGGCTTCCGCTGACGCAACGCTCGCTGATGCCACCGACGGCATTGACCGCGAGTACCCGCTCCACCCCGGCATGCTGGAAAGCCCAGAGATTGGCTCGATAATTAATCAGGTGAGGCGCGATGCTTTGTC contains the following coding sequences:
- the mfd gene encoding transcription-repair coupling factor codes for the protein MDRIAVSDGKTYSDIFSPQLPALPASVVRWGRLYGAAPALAISAAADKHGKPVIVVCNSAAEAAKLCDELRFFAPPDLPVSQFPDWETLPYDVFSPHQDIVSERLATLLQIPSLERAVIVVPIATLMQRLATPAWVRGRSLLLEKGQQLELGSLQQELVAAGYRRVPQVFEHGEFAIRGSLVDLFPMGGHSPLRIDLLDDEIDTLRYFNAETQRSAESVNRVRLLPAREFPLDENGIRFFRRRFRQRFEGDPSASQLYQEVSKGNAPGGTEYYLPLFHEQMSSLLNYLPAGSLAILPADLDAALGAAWSEIVDRYEQRRHDTARPILRPDEICCPPEELQELFQAMPRIVWQPFEWPGADPGNWHFASNKPPALNLDPRAVEPAAALQRYLASFSGRILFAAESAGRRETLIEILAGHGISLPACENWQAFIASSQKLAVTVAPVQQGLQLQQPALALIAEDQLFGERVRQSRRRRRAARDPEQIIRELTDLQTGSPVVHEDYGVGRYLGLVTKTIDQTPLEMLVLEYAGGDKLYVPVHALRLISRYTGGSPDSAPLHRLGGNQWQRIRQKARERIHDVAAELLELYATRESRTGHRCEYDERDYRAFSAEFPFEETADQEQAIVEVLRDLRDGKPMDRVVCGDVGFGKTEVALRATFAAISGGRQVALLVPTTLLAQQHYQTFCDRFADWPVKVEMLSRFRKGKQAREIIAELKSGIVDIVIGTHRLLQPEVAFANLGLVIIDEEQRFGVRHKERLKSLRAEVDVLTLTATPIPRTLNMAIGGLREMSLIATPPAERHAIKTFVSQWDDALIKEACMREVRRGGQIFFVHNEIRTIENMAARLARLLPDLSIRIGHGQMREIELEQVMLDFYHQRFSLLLCTTIIESGLDLPAANTIVINRADKLGLAQLHQLRGRVGRSHHRAYAYLIAPPLSTISGDAARRLEAIESLEELGAGFTLATHDLEIRGAGELLGEEQSGQIHELGFSLYMDMLKKAVHAMRSGQALSADENANPGIEAELRVAALIPEDYLPDVHLRLILYKRIANADSEEALRELQVEMIDRFGLLPAPSKALFRLARVKLRAQALGIRRLEATAKSGSLWFSGKTPVEPLTLIQLIRKEPSRYRLDGQDRLRFTVDMPDEESRFAELEAILSLLAA
- a CDS encoding diguanylate cyclase, with translation MKQLTVTALEAVIDASGQGVMVIDVSSDERPVVFVNDELARLTGVPKSGFQHNGLDEFAGIFADTDIVADCERCLGSDSSTDKLISGVRPDGRAIHGAMHISCIETRSNKVSHIVVYIREIHDPELASENLASADFESAIRNDRLTGLYQRRYFERILNREWGSAIRDKGTVALFLIQIDEFGEYSKTFGRQAADACLRQIGSAVKAVARRSSDLAGRFENEILVAMARNMDESQCAQLGQRFVDQVSRLCIHHPHSAVHHYVSISVGVVNASPAPGTVPGQALEEARDALDEAISRGGRRILTRLFKN
- a CDS encoding S-methyl-5'-thioinosine phosphorylase, whose translation is MSALGIIGSSAMDNLPGFERSRASSETTPYGEPSNRLVHGQLFGEPVIFMARHGKGQSIAPHLINYRANLWAFQHAGVERVLAVNAVGGISERCVSGSLIIPDDLIDYTHGRDQTFFDGAGQDLQHIEFSPPYDEELRQRLCAAASTAGIGIIPDGIHGVVQGPRLETAAEIKRLKRDGCDIVGMTGMPEAALAREIGVAYACCGIVVNQAAGIGSGSIHMEIEVTKAEGMAIFMQLLQQFLAG